Proteins from a single region of Ziziphus jujuba cultivar Dongzao chromosome 1, ASM3175591v1:
- the LOC112490403 gene encoding uncharacterized protein LOC112490403 isoform X1, translated as MGSVPRMTKPYRAAMRGKWTEVKSFYDKHNELLHTPLTAAGDTALHIAVYIVKTDLLEALLQKLKSESEDFPFNIEGYSPYQVKNEHGHTPLHLAAAAGNLPALKLLLDYDVELLNVQNNREETALFRAAAFGRTKVVRNLASRIHDKGPHLRRKDSTSILHIAILGKYFETAVELLKWGVSPYMVDENGMTGFQLLANMPSAFKSGYRMGKLKALLYYCLPDVEYAENFDKEIDPEPHVMSCQNVDIESGNAKKYLQPSSQPAERPSVVSRVYNAFWRCVARGFPIIKELWRDKKKHTKVLELTKILAETDFSWKSGHSGGAPNEKISTLRDDEEDIGGGEKQEDEDASDERPPPKAASSSSFLYETPFIAAARNGILEIVQAILHVYPQAY; from the exons atggggaGTGTTCCTAGAATGACAAAGCCTTATAGAGCAGCCATGAGAGGCAAGTGGACGGAGGTGAAGAGCTTCTATGATAAGCATAATGAACTGTTGCATACTCCTCTAACGGCTGCTGGGGACACTGCCCTCCACATTGCGGTTTACATTGTTAAAACAGACTTGCTTGAAGCTCTGCTTCAGAAGTTAAAGTCGGAATCTGAAGACTTCCCATTTAATATTGAAGGATACTCACCCTATCAAGTGAAGAATGAACATGGTCATACACCTCTTCATTTAGCCGCAGCAGCTGGAAATCTCCCAGCACTTAAACTCTTACTGGACTATGATGTAGAACTACTAAATGTTCAAAATAACAGAGAAGAAACTGCCCTGTTTCGCGCTGCTGCATTTGGCAGGACAAAAGTGGTCAGGAATTTAGCTTCGAGAATCCACGATAAGGGACCACACCTCAGGAGAAAGGATAGCACATCTATTCTTCACATTGCTATTCTTGGCAAATACTTTG AAACGGCTGTGGAATTGCTCAAGTGGGGTGTTTCTCCATATATGGTGGATGAAAATGGCATGACTGGTTTTCAGCTGCTAGCTAACATGCCATCTGCTTTCAAAAGTGGATACCGAATGGGCAAATTGAAGGCGTTGCTATACTATT GCCTTCCAGATGTGGAATATGCTGAAAATTTTGACAAGGAAATTGATCCTGAACCGCATGTCATGTCGTGTCAGAATGTAGATATAGAAAGTGGCAATGCAAAGAAATATCTCCAACCATCTAGTCAGCCGGCAGAACGCCCTTCTG TGGTCTCAAGAGTGTATAATGCCTTTTGGAGATGCGTAGCTAGAG GATTCCCAATCATCAAAGAGCTGTGGCGCGATAAGAAGAAGCATACTAAAGTGCTAGAGCTTACAAAGATTTTAGCTGAAACAGATTTTTCGTGGAAGAGTGGACACTCTGGTGGAGCTCCTAATGAAAAGATCTCCACATTGagagatgatgaagaagatatAGGCGGAGGAGAAAAGCAAGAAGACGAAGACGCAAGTGATGAACGTCCTCCACCTAAAGCAGCTTCGAGTAGTAGTTTCCTTTATGAGACTCCATTTATTGCTGCTGCAAGAAATGGGATCTTAGAGATAGTACAGGCTATTCTTCATGTTTATCCACAGGCTTATTGA
- the LOC112490403 gene encoding uncharacterized protein LOC112490403 isoform X2, with protein MGSVPRMTKPYRAAMRGKWTEVKSFYDKHNELLHTPLTAAGDTALHIAVYIVKTDLLEALLQKLKSESEDFPFNIEGYSPYQVKNEHGHTPLHLAAAAGNLPALKLLLDYDVELLNVQNNREETALFRAAAFGRTKVVRNLASRIHDKGPHLRRKDSTSILHIAILGKYFETAVELLKWGVSPYMVDENGMTGFQLLANMPSAFKSGYRMGKLKALLYYCLPDVEYAENFDKEIDPEPHVMSCQNVDIESGNAKKYLQPSSQPAERPSGFPIIKELWRDKKKHTKVLELTKILAETDFSWKSGHSGGAPNEKISTLRDDEEDIGGGEKQEDEDASDERPPPKAASSSSFLYETPFIAAARNGILEIVQAILHVYPQAY; from the exons atggggaGTGTTCCTAGAATGACAAAGCCTTATAGAGCAGCCATGAGAGGCAAGTGGACGGAGGTGAAGAGCTTCTATGATAAGCATAATGAACTGTTGCATACTCCTCTAACGGCTGCTGGGGACACTGCCCTCCACATTGCGGTTTACATTGTTAAAACAGACTTGCTTGAAGCTCTGCTTCAGAAGTTAAAGTCGGAATCTGAAGACTTCCCATTTAATATTGAAGGATACTCACCCTATCAAGTGAAGAATGAACATGGTCATACACCTCTTCATTTAGCCGCAGCAGCTGGAAATCTCCCAGCACTTAAACTCTTACTGGACTATGATGTAGAACTACTAAATGTTCAAAATAACAGAGAAGAAACTGCCCTGTTTCGCGCTGCTGCATTTGGCAGGACAAAAGTGGTCAGGAATTTAGCTTCGAGAATCCACGATAAGGGACCACACCTCAGGAGAAAGGATAGCACATCTATTCTTCACATTGCTATTCTTGGCAAATACTTTG AAACGGCTGTGGAATTGCTCAAGTGGGGTGTTTCTCCATATATGGTGGATGAAAATGGCATGACTGGTTTTCAGCTGCTAGCTAACATGCCATCTGCTTTCAAAAGTGGATACCGAATGGGCAAATTGAAGGCGTTGCTATACTATT GCCTTCCAGATGTGGAATATGCTGAAAATTTTGACAAGGAAATTGATCCTGAACCGCATGTCATGTCGTGTCAGAATGTAGATATAGAAAGTGGCAATGCAAAGAAATATCTCCAACCATCTAGTCAGCCGGCAGAACGCCCTTCTG GATTCCCAATCATCAAAGAGCTGTGGCGCGATAAGAAGAAGCATACTAAAGTGCTAGAGCTTACAAAGATTTTAGCTGAAACAGATTTTTCGTGGAAGAGTGGACACTCTGGTGGAGCTCCTAATGAAAAGATCTCCACATTGagagatgatgaagaagatatAGGCGGAGGAGAAAAGCAAGAAGACGAAGACGCAAGTGATGAACGTCCTCCACCTAAAGCAGCTTCGAGTAGTAGTTTCCTTTATGAGACTCCATTTATTGCTGCTGCAAGAAATGGGATCTTAGAGATAGTACAGGCTATTCTTCATGTTTATCCACAGGCTTATTGA
- the LOC107408995 gene encoding plastid-lipid-associated protein, chloroplastic — MAGVSQLNQFPCKTFTATPPRHHSKTSLPVASIGVPSRLGDGPRLSTRESNRARLVFRVRAVTDDDEWGPEKEEPYGEGSAVAVAEEEEEEEKKVEPAEIARLKKALVDSFYGTDRGLRASSETRAEIVELITQLEAQNPNPAPTEALTLLNGKWILAYTSFSGLFPLLSRGTLPLVKVEEISQTIDSENLTVQNSVLFSGPLATTSISTNAKFEIRSPKRVQIKFEEGIIGTPQLTDSIEVPENVEILGQKIDLAPFKGLITSVQDTASSVVKTISSQPPLKIPISNSNAQSWLLTTYLDEELRISRGDAGSVFVLIKEGSSLLPS; from the exons ATGGCGGGTGTCTCTCAGTTAAACCAATTTCCATGCAAAACCTTCACAGCAACGCCGCCACGTCACCACTCCAAGACTTCGCTGCCGGTGGCTTCGATCGGAGTTCCGTCCAGATTGGGTGACGGGCCGAGACTTTCGACCCGGGAATCCAATCGGGCGAGACTCGTGTTTCGGGTACGTGCTGTAACGGACGACGACGAGTGGGGCCCGGAGAAGGAGGAACCGTACGGAGAGGGCTCGGCGGTGGCTGTGgctgaggaggaggaggaggaggagaagaaggTTGAGCCTGCGGAGATCGCTAGGCTGAAGAAGGCGCTGGTGGATTCTTTCTACGGTACTGATCGTGGGTTGAGAGCCAGTAGCGAGACTAGGGCCGAGATTGTTGAGCTTATTACGCAGTTGGAGGCCCAGAATCCCAACCCGGCTCCGACCGAGGCCTTGACTCTGCTTAATGGCAAATGGATTCTTGC GTACACATCTTTTTCAGGTTTGTTCCCATTGTTGTCGAGGGGTACGCTGCCGTTAGTGAAAGTAGAGGAGATATCACAAACAATTGACTCGGAGAATTTGACTGTCCAGAATTCGGTCCTGTTTTCTGGTCCATTGGCTACAACTTCTATAAGCACCAATGCCAAATTTGAAATCCGCAGTCCCAAGCGTGTGCAG ATCAAGTTTGAAGAAGGCATTATTGGTACCCCCCAATTAACAGACTCAATAGAGGTACCTGAAAATGTGGAAATTCTGGGACAAAAGATTGACCTTGCACCCTTCAAGGGTTTGATCACCTCTGTCCAAGACACTGCTTCATCTGTTGTGAAGACCATTTCGAGCCAACCACCATTGAAGATCCCTATCTCAAACAGCAATGCTCAATCGTGGTTATTAACTACATACCTTGATGAAGAACTTAGAATTTCAAGGGGAGATGCTGGCAGTGTGTTTGTTCTAATAAAGGAAGGCAGCTCTTTATTGCCATCCTGA